CAGTGAAACCGAACTTGACAGAAGTGTAATTGATAATCTTGGAGATCCTCTATTGCACCTCATCAGAAACGGAGTAAATCACGGAATTGAAACTCCTGATAAAAGAGTTGCCGCAGGAAAGCCAGGTAAAGGAAAACTTGTTCTTTCTGCAAGAGCTGAACAGGGCAATGTTATAATAGAGCTTACTGATGACGGTGGCGGAATAAACAGATCAAAAGTTCTTGAAACTGCTATTAAAAGAGGTCTTATATCAAAGGAGGACTCAGTTGGATATCCTGAAGAAGATATTCCAAACTTCCTCTTCCAGGCAGGATTCTCAACTGCTGAAGTCATCACAGATATCAGTGGAAGAGGTGTCGGCCTTGATGTTGTCAAAGGTGCAATCGAATCATTAAAAGGATCAATTAAAGTTGATTCAACAGAAGGCAAAGGAACAAAATTCATATTGACTTTGCCGCCCACTATGGCAATCATTGAAGTAATGATGGTCAGAATAAATGACAGAAGATGTGCAATACCTATAAACACAGTTGTTGAAGTAGCCAAAGTTGACTTTGAAAAAGTCACACGTATTGGCAAAAGTGAAGCGATTCTGCTCAGGGATGAAGTTTTGCAGATAAACAGACTTGATCAGATGTTCGGAAAGGTAAAAGACAGCGGTGTTGTAGTAATTGTTCAGTATAAAGGAACAAAATGCTGTATCCCTGTTGATGTAGTAGAAGGTCAGCAGGAAGTGGTAGTAAAACCGGTAAGCAATATTATCGGCAACTGCCCCGGAGTAAGCGGTGTTACAATACCCGGAGACGGAGATGTTTTGCCTATTCTGGATGTCAATACAATGATTTAAAATAATTAAAAACAAGAGGAGCAAAAAATGGAATTAAATGCGAAACAGCTTGATGCTATGAAAGAGCTTGGAAATATTGGAGCATCCCACGCGGCCACATCACTTTCCACAATGCTTATGTGCGAGATTGATATGACTGTTCCTGAAGCAATGGTTGTAGATATCTCATCGATATCTGATTATTTTGGTGATGAAATATCAGCACTGGTTGTATTTGAGATACAAGGCGAGCTTCATCCGGGAGGATACGTTGTTCTCCATCTTCCAAAGAGCTCGGCAATAAAACTTACCAATACAATGCTTGGCTCAAACGATGAAGAGCGGGAATTCAATGAAATGGATGAGAGCGCCCTTTTGGAAGTTGGAAATATTATGGTTTCACAATTTCTTGATGCAACAGCAACTCTTCTTGGTATTGTGATGCTTCCGTCACCTCCGGCAATAGCTATTGATATGGCACATGCGGCATTTGCAAACGTAGTTTCAATGATTGCAGGTGATATAAATGAAATTATTCTTTTCAGAACAGAACTTACATCAAAGATGCATGATATAGAAAGCACAATTGTAATGCTTCCATATGATGACACCTTAGGTCAGATTCTTGATCTTTTAGATAAACTTGTCAGAATTCACGAATAAAAAAAGCGATTTACAATTATAACTCCGGTAAAGATAATGGCAGAAAAAACTCAGGGAGATAAAGGAACAAATGTTGGTATCGGAGAATACCATGTCGGCAATTTCCTGATGACGTCAATAGGTCTTGGTTCATGTGTTGCTGTAATTTTGCATGACAAAAGAAGATCTACAGGGGCTGTAGCACATGTCATGCTTCCTGAGAGCAATGGAAAAACAGAAAGGCCAGGAAAATTTGCAGATACAGCAATTCCCACAATGTATGATGAATTAATAAAATCCGGAAGCAATAAAAGAGATATTACTGCAAAAATTGCAGGCGGTTCCAGCATGTTCAAACAGTTCAAAGGAAATCTTGACATTGGAGGAAGAAATGTCGAAGCAATTAAAACTGCTCTTGAAACCTGCCATATTAAACTTGACGGAGAAGATGTTGGCGGAAATTTTGGACGTTCAATCACATACAATCCCACGCAAAACGGTATCGTGCAGATAAGACGGGCTGATGGTTCATGTACAGAAATTTAATAGTTTTTTTTATTTTTTTCCTTTTTGTTTCTCCCGTATGTGCAGGCATTTCAGGATTGAATATTTTCTGGCCCGGAGATACCAATTCTATTGGCACCACTGATGTTTCAGATATTGCCGCCGGAAAAGACGGTTCTGTATTTTTTGCAACTTCAAACGGCCTTTCTTTATTTAACAACGGGAAATGGACAATTATTCATTCAAAAGCAAGTGGAAATATCGGCTACCTTGACGGAATCCCAAAAAGAAATGACATAAAATGTGTTGAATTTGACAGCTTTGGAAATCTCTGGCTTGGTTATAATGACGGACTGCAAATTTACAACGGTTATTCATCTCCGGTAAACATCATAAAAGAATATCCAAAGGGAACTCTTCAGGAATATCAGATAAACGATCTGCAGGTATTAGGAGAGCAGATGTGGATTGCCACAGGAAGTTCGGGTGTTTACTGCTACCAAAACGGTGAATGGAAATGGTTTAAGCCTTATGGAATGTCAGGGCCTGATGCAACAAGAATTGTCAGTATGGCAGTTGATTATGCAGAAGGAAACCTTTACTTAGCATCCGAAAAAAAGCCTTTTAATAGTCAGGGAAATTTTATTCTCATAAATGATGATGTAAAAGGAGCTCATTTTAAAAAAATATCTGATTATTTGATTGTAAATGATATGGAAAATGTCCGCACAAACAGGCTTGGCGGAGTTTATTTTTTCAACAAAACTGATATTGTATCATACAGCTTAAAGGGTGGATCATCACATATCCTAAACATTCGTGAAGTCTTAAAATCAGATGATACGGAAATCTCAGATATTGCTTCTTTAAGTGATGGAAAAATACTAATCGGTACAAATTCCGGACTTTTTTCCTATAAAAACGGAGATATAATAACTTCTTTTTCAGGAAAAGAGATATTTGACAGTCAGATTTCAAAAGTTTTTGTTGATTCTGATGAAAGATGGTGGTTTACAAACAAAAAAATTGCCGGTTATTATCAGGAGAACAAATTCAGTCCTGTTATATCAATAGAAATACCCTAAAAAATCAGATTGTCTCTACATTTTTTATATTCTTTTATTATTTTTCCATCAAAGGTTATCTGCAACTCATATGGATTTATAGCTTAATGTTATAATTTGATTTTTTTAAAACGTATCTTTCATTCCTGTATCTTTATGACCTGCATAGCATACTTGTCAATTGATTCGAAAAAAATATTCTTTGCATATTTTTTTCTTAACTCATCGTCTGAAAAGATGTCCTTTAAAAGATACTCAATTAAAACAAGATAAAAACCTAATGATTTAAATCTCTTCTTAAGCTCCTTAAACTGAATATCTGCCTCAGGCTTTTCATCACGCATTACATATAATGCAAGATCAAACAACTGAATAAGATACTGCGGGACTCCTTCTTTTAACGCGACACTCCTGAATTCTGCATATGATTTTTTACTGTTTGAAAGAAGCGACAGTTTAATCCCATAATAAACAGGTTCAGGACTACCCGGATTTTGCTGGGTCATCTGTTTGACAACGCCGGCCGCACCTGTCCCGTCACGCTTCTCAAGTTTTAAGTAAAAATTTTCCCTTAAAAAATCCTGATCATTGTAAAATTTGGATATTGCATAACCTAAAAGCTCTTCACGCTTGTCGTCGTTTTTGTCAATCTTGGCTTTCTGAATTCCAATCTTAACAAACCATCTTTCATTGGGAAACCACTCTGCCGTTTTTTTTATAATGACCCAGAATGCTCTTTCTAAAACATCATTATCACTAATATCCAGCTGTTTAAGGCGGGAAACTGACGGCTGAACCTCCAAAAGCTCAAGGAGAATTTCTCTCGCCTTAAGTTCATATTCAGAAGGAGTATAACTTCCCTTTGAAGCATTGTTCTTCTTAGCTTCTAATTCAGACAGGCAATAATAGCAGTAGGAGATATATATCCCGATTCTTGCATCATATTTCCAATATTCACCAAAATAATTTATTGCAACCTCATATCGTCCGATATCCATCATCTTTATACCGGATAAAATTTTCAGAGTGGATTTGCCTGCCTTTTTCCTTTTGCACCTTAAAGCATTCTTAATAATATTTTCAACAAAATCAGTCTTTTCTGCCTTTTTGCTGGACATCATCAGACGATATGCCATAGCGTCGATGAATTCATCATATGTATTATTATCAATATCGGGAAAGGCATTGTCGAGGGCCGCCATTACATGTCCAAAAAAAACCGGCAGATTGGATTCTATCTTTTCAGGACTGTTGTCAATGTACGAAAAAAGGTCTGATTTTAAAGAATCAACCTTGTCATAGAGTATTGCATCTGTTAGTTTTTCCCCTCGTGGCATTAATTTACCCCTTGCAGTGATTAAACTATTTTCTCTTCTTAAACGTGTTAAATATTATGATTTGCTAATATCTGAATAATAATAACTGCCAATAGAACGCTGTTCCCTGTCAAGATAACTCCCTGGTTTATTGATTCTTGGCCTTCCACTTTTATCTCTTCTAAACGTTATCTCAAGCTCCTTTAGGAAATAATTCATTCCCTCATGCATGTCAAACGGCCCGACTGCTTCACCACTGACTCCGGGCGTTCCGTCAAACACCAAAAGACGTTCACTTATCATATCGATCACATAAATATCATGATCAATTACCAAAACACCTGAGCCACTGCTTTCAGCATGTCTCCTAAGAACACGAGCAAGTTTTACACGCTGTTCTACATCAAGATGGGCACTTGGTTCGTCAAGTATATACAAGTCGGCATCCTGTGCAAGACACAGTGCTATTGCAACCCTTTGAAGTTCTCCACCAGACAACTGACTTACACTTGACTGAAGAATCGGTTCAAGTGACAGAGGCTCAATTATCTCATGTAAGAAATATGATGTATCAAAACGGCTTGTTGTCCTTCGAAGCATGAATTCCACAGTATCTGTAGAATCAGTCTTTATGTACTGCGGTTTGAAAGCAATTTTTACAGTCGAGGAAAGTTTTCCTTCGTCAGGCACTTCGACGCCTGCAAGGAGTTTTGCAAAAGTACTTTTTCCAATACCGTTTGCACCAACAACACCCAAAACCTCTCCGGCTTTTATTGTTCCGCCCTTGACATTAAGCCGGAATGAATCACCATAGCTTTTCTTAAATGCCGGAAATTCAAACAGTGTCTCTCTGTCAGTGTCAGACCGGTGTGCCCTTGTTTCAAAAGTTACAGAATAGTCCCTGAATCTTACATTCTCTTCTGCTAAAAATCCTTCAAGATACTGGTTTATTCCGACACGGACACCCTTTGTCCTTGTAATAATGCCAAAGACAGACGGCTTTCCATATGCAACATGAACATTGTCTGCAAGCATATCAAGAATAGCAAGATCGTGTTCGACAATCATAACCGGACTTATCTGTGAAATATCACGGATAATCTTCGCCGCTGCCATTCTCTGATAGATATCAAGGTAAGGCGTTATTTCATCAAGGAAATAGAAATCAGCTTTTCTGCACAGGCATGCCGCAATCGCAACACGCTGAAGTTCTCCTCCTGATATTGTGTCTATATCCCTGTCAAGAATCGGGCCCAGTTTCAGTTCATTTATGTAAGTATCAAGAACATTTCTCTCATCAGTTGACTTAAGAAGACTGATTACCTTTCCCTTGAAAACTTTTGGAATAAAATCAATATACTGTGGTTTTACTGCAACTTTCACATTGCCGGAAGATACTTTTGTCAGATAATCATGGAGCTCTGTTCCACTGTACTCTTCCAAAACAGAATCCCATGATGACTCTTTTTCATCAGTATTTCCAAGATTGGGAATCAGCTGTCCGGATAAAATACTGACAGCTGTACTCTTTCCAATACCATTTTCTCCCAAAATTCCGGTTACTTTTCCTTCGACAGGTGCAGCCATACCATAAAGTGCAAAACCATTTACGCCATACCGGTGAGTCGGATATTCAAGCTCTTCAGGAAGAGTAATTATATCAATTGCATCAAAGGGGCATTTTTTTATGCAGATGCCACATCCGACACAAAGCTCTTCAGATATTATGGCTTTTCCGTTCTCACCTATAACTATAGTTTCGTCACCGGTTCGCACACGCGGACAGTAGATAATACATTCCCTGCCGCACTTTTTTGAATGGCATCTGTCCTTATGAACTACAGCTATTCGCATATAATCATCCTAAAATTAAATTCAGAGCAACAAACTGCTTTATATTCATATATTCCAAAAACCTTTGCCCGCATTTTCCATCAGAATATAACGAGTCAGGCTTTTTTCATATTTTTTCAAGTAAATCTTTTTCATGAAAGTTAACACTTAACTCACATGAAATTGTGCATGAAATTTTGATTTCATGAACGTTTTAAATGAAATATTTTTGAAATATTTTTTTTCATGAGCATTTTAAAAGGAGTGCTTTTTTTTAAATGAGCACCTCTTTTGTGCATCAGACATTACTACATTTACTGTAAATTTATAGAGTCAGAAGAATTGTCCATGATATGAACCAGAATGCAAATGCCATGAATGACTGATAAAACCAGTCTTTTCCGCCAAGCTTCGAGTAATCAATTCTTAATGCCATAAAAACATGTTTTTGAAAAACAATTCCTGCCAATAGCAAAAGAAGACCCAGAATAGAGCGCGGTTCTCCTGCAGGTGTTGTTGGATCACCAATTACAAGATAAGAGATAACTCCGGTTGCAATACCCATGAAGCACGCAACACCTGTTCTTATCATGCGTTCACGATGCTCTGTCATCTTATCATTAGGTGTTTTTTTAACCTCTTTTGCCTCTGCAACAGGTTGTATTTTTTCTTCTGAATTACTTCCCTCACTCATTGAACACCAGTCATTATTTTTTGGTTTTCAGACAATATGTAGTTTGGTATATAATGGCGACACAAAAAGGAATGAGCGGCATTGATTTTTATGCCATGCTCTCTGAACTAAAATCCTGCCTTCCTTTATGGATTGGCAAAGTTTACCAGTACAATATCAATACTTTCGGGTTTAAGTTCAACGGAGATGACCGCCAGAAATACAGCTTTATTGCTGAGTGCGGACGGCGCGCCCATATGACAGGCGCTCTTCCACAGGCACCAAAGAATCCTTCAGGCTATTCGATGTTTTTAAGAAAATACATCTCCGGAGGACGCATTCTTGACATCCGGCAGTTTGGAATCCAGAGAATTATTGATTTTACTATAGGAAAAACAGAAAAGAAGTACCACCTCATTTTTGAATTTTTTGATGACGGAAATGTGATTTTATGCGATGAAAATTATGAGATAATAAATCCTTTAAAAAATCACAGATTCAAAGACAGGGATGTACTTCCGGGAGTTATGTATGTATTCCCCGGTGAAAATTCAGGAATATCAGAACCTTTGGATATAGAAAAAATTCTTAATGACAGCGGTAAGGATTTGGTAAGGACTCTTGCCGGAGATCTTATGCTTGGCGGGGAGTATGCAGAAGAATTATGTCTTATTGCAGGCCTTGATAAAAACTCAGACGCATCAGATGCAGATCATTTAGTAGTCTATAATGCTTTTAATGAGATTTTGAAGAGATGCACAGAAGAGAAAAGACCTGTCATAACAAATTTTGCCTGCAGACCATTTTTACTTGAGACTGAATCAGAATATGCAGTTATTGATGAATTTGAATCATACAATTCCGCACTTGAAACCTACTATCCGCTACCTGATTTCAAACCTGAAGAAAAAAAACCGAAACTCTCAAAGGAAGAAATCATAAGAAACAGACAAAAACAGGCAATTGTCGGGTTTGAGAAAAAAATTGCAGAAGCTCAGGTAAAAGCCGACCTGCTTTATTCAAATTATCAGCTGGTATCGGAAGTTATCAAAACTCTTGATGAGGCCAGCAAAACCCATTCGTGGCAGGAGATAGAGGATATTCTCAAAAACAGCAGTATGCCTGCGGCAAAATCGATTATGAAAGTTTACCCGGAAAATGCTTCTGTTGATATTTCTATTGACAATTTTGTTCTAAGAGTCTTTGTTCATGAGGGAATAGAACAAAACGCCAACCGCTATTACAATGAGATTAAAAAATACAAAAAGAAGAAGACCGGTGCTATAAAGGCAATGGAGAGATTTATTCCATCAGAAAAAACAGGAAAATCAGAGACTAAAAATGAGTATTCTCTTCTTAAACCAAAATGGTATCACAGATTCAGATGGTTTTATACAAGTGACGGTGTCCTGGTGATAGGCGGTCGTGATGCGGCAACAAACGAAGAAATCGTTAAGAAATATATGGAAGGAAATGATGTCTTTGTTCACGCCGATGTTCACGGAGGAAGCGTTGTAATTGTAAAAGGCGATACAAAATGCTGGGATGAGGTTTCTCAGTTTGCAGTATCATATTCCAATATCTGGAAATCAGGGCATTTTTCAGGCGATGCATATGCCGCAGAGCGGACACAGGTAAGCAAAACTGCAGAATCAGGTGAATATGTCTCAAGAGGTGCATTTGTAATCAGAGGTGAGAGAAGATATTTCAAAGACGTTTCTGTAGGAGTTGCAATTGGTCTTCAGTACGAGCCTGCAATTGCCGTTATCGGAGGCCCGGTATCAACCATTAAGCATCGTGCAAAATATTATGTTGTGCTAAATCCCGGAACTTTTGAACCTAATGACTCTGCAAAGAAAGTGCTTAAAAAATTAAAGGATATGATTCCAAAAGAAGATCTAAGAGTTCTTAAAAATGTTTTAAATACAGAAAAGGTCGCCGCCTTTGTTCCACCGGGAGGATCTGACATTTCTGATTTTTCCGGAGAATAAACAGATGAAAGCAGATTATAAAGAACTCAAAAAGTCCTTTGGAGAGATTAAATTATTTCCGGAAAATACCGATGATCTCTGGCATCTTGAACATCTGATTACTCCGCAGAGCCTAGTTTATGCAACAACGTTTAGAAGTTCTGAAAATGCAACCGATAAAAAAAGACCGGAAAAGATGGAAAAAATCCCGGTCCGTCTTGGTATAAGAGTTGAAAAAGTTGAATTTCATCATAACTCAAACAGGCTTCGTGTGGCCGGAATTATAGAATACGGGCCGGACATTGGCTTTTATCACACTCTCAATGTTGAATCAGGTTATGAAATATCTGTCATAAAAAAGTGGAGCAACACTGATCTTGAAAGAGTCGAAAGAGCTGTCAGGTCATCATCTGTCGGCGTAATTCATATAATCACTCTTGAAGAAGGTGAATGCGAAATTTACAGAATAAGGCAGTTTGGCCCGGAATTTGTCAAATCAATCTTAAGCGGATCTGGAAAAAGTGATGGAACAGATAAAAGGCAGGCATTTTTTGACGAGATATTAGAGATAGCATCACTGACAACCGGACCTTTGGTTATATCCGGACCAGGTTTTATCAAGGATGATTTCATGAATTATCTCAAAACAAAAGATAAAGACACTGCCAAAAGATGTATTACAGCCGATACAAGAAGATCAGGACGCGGTTCTGTTCAGGAGGTAATAGGTCAGGGTATTCTTGACAAAATAACAGAGGATCTTCAGCTCAAACATGAGGTACTGGCTATGGATGAGCTTATTAAACGGATATCTTCCAATGGAAATGCCACATACGGATTAAAAGAGACAGAATCGTCAATTGATTTCGGTGCCGCAGAAACTATTCTTGTATGCGACAATCTGATAAGAGATGCTGTAATTACACAACTGCTTGAAAAAGCAGAGAATATGCGTGCAGAAATAATTGTCTTATCAACTGAATTTGAACCAGGCAAACAGCTTTCAGCTCTTGGAGGTATTGCCGCATTACTTCGTTTCAGAATATAACAAGCATGAAAATGAAAATGTGACAACTGCTTAAATGCATTGTCGCTAAAATACGCCGTCTCATCTAAATCTCATGTGAAAGATTTACATGAAATAAATATTTCATGCAACAGTTACCATGCAAACAAATTCTTTGTTTACATGAAAAAAATATATTTATTCTTCTGATTTTTCTGCTTCTTCTTCTGCTTCTTCTTCTGCTTCTTCTACAGGCTCTTGAGTTTCATCCTCAGGCTTTTTAAAGGACTCTTTTAAGACGACCTCTTCAATTCCGTCAATGAACTCAAAAATCTGATAAACTGCCATTCCTTTACCCATCATCCAGCGCTGATCGTATGAGATTCCTGCAGGAAGCATGATTGTAAGAATGCCGTCATTTAACTCCATTTCAAAGTCGCGGCTGATGAAAAGATTAAAGATTGCCTTAGCCTGTTCGACCGGATCTTCAATTTTTCCTTCAATACTGTACTTGTAGTCAAGAGTTTTTCCTGCAAGCATATGGTTAAAGTCAATTACCGCACGCTTTCCAATTACATTTACAACAACGCCCTGGCGCCCGTCTGCAGATACACGCATACCTACTGTTGGTTTTTCCTTGAATTCCTTTACAGGAACTGACTTTACAAGTGTGTTGTCACGTCCTCCATATGCCTTTTCCGGAGAAATTGTAACTTCGTACTCTGTTCCAATCTCTTTTCCTGTCAGATCTTCATCAAGTCCTGGAATTACGTGTGTACCACCAATGCGGATGACGATTGGCTCATATTTTTTTCCTTCGGAAAAACTTCCGTCCTCTTTTGCAACTTCCTCATAGGTAGTGTCAAAAATTATACCATCAGCAGAACCTGTATAGTTCAGTTTTACAAAGTCTCCTTCTTTAATTGCCATAAAATTACACCTGTCTATATTACTTAGTTGAGTTAACCTATATATGTGATGCAGAATGCTTGAAGTCGAA
The genomic region above belongs to Methanomicrobium antiquum and contains:
- a CDS encoding ribosome biogenesis/translation initiation ATPase RLI; the encoded protein is MRIAVVHKDRCHSKKCGRECIIYCPRVRTGDETIVIGENGKAIISEELCVGCGICIKKCPFDAIDIITLPEELEYPTHRYGVNGFALYGMAAPVEGKVTGILGENGIGKSTAVSILSGQLIPNLGNTDEKESSWDSVLEEYSGTELHDYLTKVSSGNVKVAVKPQYIDFIPKVFKGKVISLLKSTDERNVLDTYINELKLGPILDRDIDTISGGELQRVAIAACLCRKADFYFLDEITPYLDIYQRMAAAKIIRDISQISPVMIVEHDLAILDMLADNVHVAYGKPSVFGIITRTKGVRVGINQYLEGFLAEENVRFRDYSVTFETRAHRSDTDRETLFEFPAFKKSYGDSFRLNVKGGTIKAGEVLGVVGANGIGKSTFAKLLAGVEVPDEGKLSSTVKIAFKPQYIKTDSTDTVEFMLRRTTSRFDTSYFLHEIIEPLSLEPILQSSVSQLSGGELQRVAIALCLAQDADLYILDEPSAHLDVEQRVKLARVLRRHAESSGSGVLVIDHDIYVIDMISERLLVFDGTPGVSGEAVGPFDMHEGMNYFLKELEITFRRDKSGRPRINKPGSYLDREQRSIGSYYYSDISKS
- a CDS encoding chemotaxis protein CheD; the encoded protein is MAEKTQGDKGTNVGIGEYHVGNFLMTSIGLGSCVAVILHDKRRSTGAVAHVMLPESNGKTERPGKFADTAIPTMYDELIKSGSNKRDITAKIAGGSSMFKQFKGNLDIGGRNVEAIKTALETCHIKLDGEDVGGNFGRSITYNPTQNGIVQIRRADGSCTEI
- a CDS encoding chemotaxis protein CheC, which codes for MELNAKQLDAMKELGNIGASHAATSLSTMLMCEIDMTVPEAMVVDISSISDYFGDEISALVVFEIQGELHPGGYVVLHLPKSSAIKLTNTMLGSNDEEREFNEMDESALLEVGNIMVSQFLDATATLLGIVMLPSPPAIAIDMAHAAFANVVSMIAGDINEIILFRTELTSKMHDIESTIVMLPYDDTLGQILDLLDKLVRIHE
- a CDS encoding FKBP-type peptidyl-prolyl cis-trans isomerase, with amino-acid sequence MAIKEGDFVKLNYTGSADGIIFDTTYEEVAKEDGSFSEGKKYEPIVIRIGGTHVIPGLDEDLTGKEIGTEYEVTISPEKAYGGRDNTLVKSVPVKEFKEKPTVGMRVSADGRQGVVVNVIGKRAVIDFNHMLAGKTLDYKYSIEGKIEDPVEQAKAIFNLFISRDFEMELNDGILTIMLPAGISYDQRWMMGKGMAVYQIFEFIDGIEEVVLKESFKKPEDETQEPVEEAEEEAEEEAEKSEE
- the rqcH gene encoding ribosome rescue protein RqcH, which produces MATQKGMSGIDFYAMLSELKSCLPLWIGKVYQYNINTFGFKFNGDDRQKYSFIAECGRRAHMTGALPQAPKNPSGYSMFLRKYISGGRILDIRQFGIQRIIDFTIGKTEKKYHLIFEFFDDGNVILCDENYEIINPLKNHRFKDRDVLPGVMYVFPGENSGISEPLDIEKILNDSGKDLVRTLAGDLMLGGEYAEELCLIAGLDKNSDASDADHLVVYNAFNEILKRCTEEKRPVITNFACRPFLLETESEYAVIDEFESYNSALETYYPLPDFKPEEKKPKLSKEEIIRNRQKQAIVGFEKKIAEAQVKADLLYSNYQLVSEVIKTLDEASKTHSWQEIEDILKNSSMPAAKSIMKVYPENASVDISIDNFVLRVFVHEGIEQNANRYYNEIKKYKKKKTGAIKAMERFIPSEKTGKSETKNEYSLLKPKWYHRFRWFYTSDGVLVIGGRDAATNEEIVKKYMEGNDVFVHADVHGGSVVIVKGDTKCWDEVSQFAVSYSNIWKSGHFSGDAYAAERTQVSKTAESGEYVSRGAFVIRGERRYFKDVSVGVAIGLQYEPAIAVIGGPVSTIKHRAKYYVVLNPGTFEPNDSAKKVLKKLKDMIPKEDLRVLKNVLNTEKVAAFVPPGGSDISDFSGE
- a CDS encoding mRNA surveillance protein pelota, producing the protein MKADYKELKKSFGEIKLFPENTDDLWHLEHLITPQSLVYATTFRSSENATDKKRPEKMEKIPVRLGIRVEKVEFHHNSNRLRVAGIIEYGPDIGFYHTLNVESGYEISVIKKWSNTDLERVERAVRSSSVGVIHIITLEEGECEIYRIRQFGPEFVKSILSGSGKSDGTDKRQAFFDEILEIASLTTGPLVISGPGFIKDDFMNYLKTKDKDTAKRCITADTRRSGRGSVQEVIGQGILDKITEDLQLKHEVLAMDELIKRISSNGNATYGLKETESSIDFGAAETILVCDNLIRDAVITQLLEKAENMRAEIIVLSTEFEPGKQLSALGGIAALLRFRI